One Polyangiaceae bacterium genomic window carries:
- a CDS encoding sterol desaturase family protein, giving the protein MDGPDEQHERPERRAQIVAHMPARYNPSLHLAIPTAIGLGVLVTALARLQANTLRPIELLAIPVTLLAAFGFEWRAHKSILHRRLPLLGVLYERHELQHHVIYTDQDMAMRSKREWWFVLMPPYAIVLVFLTLVLPLAIVIERYVTTNVAMLVTATSMVFFLSYEWLHLAYHLPTDHPVGRLPLIAKLREHHRRHHEPRLMKRWNFNVTVPVFDWLYGTTWSPAREEKFRAARQLRRATPKRAN; this is encoded by the coding sequence ATGGACGGCCCCGACGAGCAGCATGAGCGGCCGGAACGTCGCGCGCAAATCGTGGCGCACATGCCCGCGCGCTACAACCCATCGCTACACCTGGCGATCCCTACCGCCATTGGGCTCGGCGTGCTCGTCACCGCGCTTGCTCGACTTCAAGCGAACACGCTGCGTCCCATCGAACTGCTTGCAATTCCAGTCACGCTTCTTGCTGCGTTCGGGTTCGAATGGCGAGCGCACAAGAGCATCCTGCATCGGCGTCTCCCGCTTCTCGGCGTGCTCTATGAACGCCATGAGCTCCAACATCACGTGATTTACACCGATCAGGACATGGCCATGCGCAGCAAGCGCGAATGGTGGTTTGTCCTGATGCCACCCTACGCAATCGTCCTCGTTTTTCTGACACTCGTGCTTCCGCTCGCGATCGTCATCGAACGGTACGTGACGACCAACGTTGCGATGCTCGTGACGGCCACTTCGATGGTGTTTTTTCTATCTTACGAATGGCTCCACCTCGCGTATCACTTGCCAACGGATCATCCGGTCGGGCGGCTGCCGCTCATCGCGAAACTGCGCGAGCATCATCGTCGGCATCACGAACCGCGGCTCATGAAACGCTGGAATTTCAACGTGACGGTGCCGGTTTTCGATTGGCTTTACGGCACGACTTGGTCCCCCGCTCGCGAAGAGAAGTTCCGCGCGGCGAGGCAGTTGCGACGCGCAACGCCGAAACGAGCGAACTGA